The window ctttctaaaatgaataaataaaatttttaaaaaataaataaattgttttaaagaggaaaagtcagcctgaccatccggtggcacagtggatagagcatcggactggggtgcagaggaaccaggttcgagaccttgaggttgccagcttgagcatgggctcatctggtttaagcaaagctcaccagcttggacccaaggtcgctggctcgagcaaggggttactcggtctgctgaaggcccatggttaaggcacatatgagaaagcaatcaatgaataactaagatgtcgcaaccaCGAGCCTACAGCAGGCCTTgggtccactgcgccaccgcaggtcaggtcctgacttttcctctttaaaatggcattgcaaatactaagttttacagttctttgatACCTTATCacaatatcatatttacaaacttatttgaccaacattccacccctttgcttgcttcacaatctgaAGCACAGATATTTGTAAAGCCGgtagcccttgctcgagccagcaaccttgggtccaaggtggtgagcttttgctcaaaccagatagacccgtgttcaagctggctacctcagggtctcgaacctgggtccttcgcatcccagtctgatgctctatccactgcaccaccgcctggtcaggctagtctgaTTTCTTATTTGGTAACTGTCTTTTCCATCCTTGGAGCTCTGGGATCTTGCAGGTTTGCCCAGAGGGTTCCTTTTTGATCACCTACCTAAATTTAGGCCATGCTGCAGCTCAGGAAGGTGTTGTAGAggctttctattcctttttttttttcattcctttttttttttagtgagagagagaagacagacaggaagagagagaaatgagaagcatcaattctttgatgcatcaccttagttgttcattgattgctctctcatatgtgccttgactcgggggctctagctgagccggtgaccccttgctcaagccagtgaccttgggctcaagccagcaaccttgagcttcaagccagtgacttttgggcacaagccagtgatcatggatggggtcatatctatgatcctgcactcaatccagcgacccctcactcaagctggcaaacttggggtttcaaacctgggacctcagcatcccaggtcaatgctctatccaccatgccacccaTGGTCAAGcatcagttcatttttttttaatgtccacaCAAAGATTTTGTAcatttgtacacaaatgttcataaccACATTACGTATTAACAACAGGCCCAAATgggaaataatccaaatgtctatcagtggatgaatgaataaaaaatattgtatattcatacaatggaatatagtCCAGCAATCAAAAGAAACTACTGATACATGTGTGGATGGATCTCCATGCATTATATACTAAGTGAAGGAAACCAAGTTCAATTGGTTTACATACTGCTTAAttccattaaatttcattttggaAAGGTAAAACTAGAGTAACAGAAAATAGATCAATGACTGCTGTTGAAGATGAGGCTGAGCACAAAGAGCCTTGAGAAATGTTAAGGGGGGGGTGATAGACTCGTTCTGTGTCATGGTAGTGGTTACACCATGGATTAGTCAATACAAATAGAACTGCCTACGACGCATAAAATTCATTGTGCAGTGTGGAGAGAAAGTAGGTCTACAGCTGTGAGCAGGCAAAAcacaggtttttctttttaaatttttttaaagaatttttatttattgattttagagagtatgagagagaaaggggggagaagtgggaagcatcaactcacagttgcttctcatatgtgccttgaccaggcaagcgaaGGGGTTTGAATGAGcaaccccagtgttccaggttggtgccctatccactgcaccactatactcaggctctttttttttttttttttttttacagagacagagagagggatagacagggatggagagataagaagcatcaatcattagttttttgtagcgcattgtaacaccttagttgttcattgattgctttctcatatgtgccttgaccgcgggccttcagcagaccgagtaaccccttgctagagccagtgaccaaggtggtgaggtttctttttttaattaattttaatggcgtgacattgataaaccagggtacatatatgttcagagaaaacatgtctaggttattttgacatttaattatgctgcattcccatcacccaaagtccaattgtcttccatcaccttctaactggttttctttgtgccctccctccccaaccccctccctctcctcgccccccaccccataaaccccacattcttgtctatgtctctgagtctcatttttatgtcccacctatgtatggaatcatatagttcttagttttttctaatttacttattttgctcagtataatgttatcaagttccatccattttgttgtaaatgatctgatgtcatcatttcttatggctgagtagtattccatagtatatatgtaccaaagctttttattccactcgtccactaacggacacttgggctgtttccagatcttcgctattgtgaacaatgctgccataaacatgggggtgcatttcttcttttcaaacagtgctatggtgttcttggggtatagtcctaaaagtgggatagctgggtcaaaaggcaattcaatttttaattttttgaggaatctccatactgttttccacagtggttgcaccagtctgcattcccaccaacagtgcaggagggttcctttttctccacatcctcgccagcacttattctgtgttgttttgttgatgagcaccattctgactggtgtaaggtggtatctcattgtggttttaatttgcatttctctaatgattagtgatgttgagcattttttcatatgcctattggccatctgtatgtcctctttgaagaagtgtctattcatttctttcgcccattttttgattggattgtttgtcttcctggtattgagttttacaagttctttataaattttggttattaaccccttatcagacgtattgtcaaatatagtcttccattgcctgaccaggtggtggcgcaatggatagagcgtcggactgggatgtcgaggacccaggtttgagaccccgaggtcgccagcttgagtgcgggctcatctggtttgagcaaaagctcaccagcttggacccaaggtcactggctcgagcaaggggttactcggtctgctgaaggcctgcgatcaaggcatatatgagagagcaatcaatgaacagctaatgtGTCGcagtgcacaatgaaaaactgattgattcttctcatctctctgttcctgtctgtctgcccctgtctatccctctctctgactctctgtctctgtaaaaaaaaaaaaaaaaagtctcccattgtgtagtttgtctttttattctgttcttattgtctttagctgcacaaaagctttttagtttgatatagtcccatttgtttatcctgtcttttatttcacttgctgcggagataaattggcaaatatattgctgtgagagatctcagagagcttactgcctgtcttttcttctaagatgcttatggtttcacggcttacatttaagtcttttatccattttgagtttatttttgtgaatggtataagttggtggtctagtttcatttttttgcaggtagctgtccaattttcccaacaccatttgttgaagaggctgtctttactccaatgtatcctcttacctcctttgtcaagtatcagttgtccataaaagtgtgcatttatttctgggttctcagttctgttccattgatctatatgcctgttcttatgccagtaccaggctttttggagtacaatggccttgtagtataacttgatatctggaagtgtgatatctcccactttcttcttccttttcaagattgctgaggctattcgtggtcccttttggttccatataaatttttggaatatgtgttctatatcgttgaagtaagtcattggtattttaatcagtattgcattgaatttataaattactttgggtaatatagacattttaatgatgtttattcttcctaaccatgagcacggtatatgcttccacttgtttgtatcttccctgatttcttttgtcactgttttataattttccgagtacaagtctttaatcttcctggttaaatttattcctaggtactttattttttttggttgcaatggtgaaggggattgcttccttaatttctctttctgacagttcattgttagtgtataaaaatgcctctgatttctgagtattaattttatatcctgccaccttgctgaattcatttaacaggtccaatagttttttgactgagactttagggttttctatatacaatatcatatcatctgcaaataatgatagttttacttcttcttttccaatttggttgccttttatttctttttctaggtgatgaggtggtttttttttgttgttgttgttgtttgtatttttctgaagctggaaacggggagagacagtcagacagactcccgtatgcgcccgaccgggatccacccggcacgcccaccaggggcgaagctctgcccaccagggggcgatgctctgcccctctggggtgtcgctctgctgcgaccagagccactctagcgcctggggcagaggccaaggagccatccccagcgcccgggccatctttgctccaatggagcctcggctgcgggaggggaagagagagacagagaggaaggagggggggggtggagaagcaaatgggcgcttctcctatgtgccctggccgggaatcaaacccggttcccccgcacgccaggccgacgctctaccactgagccaactggccagggcctctaggtgatgagtttttgctcaaaccagatgagcctgcgctcaagctgaagacctcagggtctcgaacctgggtcctcggcatcccagtctgacactctatctattgcgccaccacctgatcaggcttttgtatttttttgaagttagaagtggggaggcagtcaaacagactgactgggatccacccggcatgcccaccagggggcgatgctctgcccatctggggcattgctctgatgCGACCAGAACCATGAGGtggttctagcacctgaggtggaagccatggagccaactttgctccaatggagccttggctgcaggaggggaagagagaaatagacagaaatgagaaggggaggggagagaggggggagaagcagatgggcacttcttctatatgccctagccgggaatcgaacctgggacttccacacaccaggtcaatgctctaccactgagccaattgaccaGAGCCTAgatcaggctcttttctttttattttacagagacagagagtcagagagagggatagatagggacagactgacaggaacggagagatataagcatcaatcattagtttttcattgcaacaccttagttgttcattgattgctttctcatatgtgccttgaccgcaggccttcagcagaccgagtaaccccttgcacaagccagagaccttgggtccaagctggtgagctttactcaaaccagatgagcccgcgctcaagctggtgactcaaggtctcgaacctgggtcctctgcatcccagcccgacactctattcgttgcgccaccacctggtcaagctgattgctttctcatatgtgccttgactgcaggccttcagcagaccgagtgaccccttgctcgagccagcaaccttgggctcaagctggtgagctttgctcaaaccagatgagcccgcactcaagctggcgactttggggtctcgaacctgggtcctccgcatcccagtcctatgctctatccactgcacaagcacctggtcaggctcggtcaggctcatttttaatttttatttattaactttacagagagagagaagggaaagagagagagagacattgaattgtttttccacttatttatgcatttattggttgattcttgtatgtgccctgaccggggattgaacctgcaaccttggcatatcgggatgaaaCTCTAACCTGTTTACTACTTATTTactgttgtattattttctatatgaacaactgtgaacctactccTGCCCCACCTTTAGATAAAGTATATCCCAAGttttttagaaaaactttttAGTATACTGTAAATTATACTTTAGTGTGTGAAAAGTGTGCTGTAATCAAAAGGCTAGTAAAATGATGGAATAAAACAGATTCTGGAAACAGACCCAGTATGTAAGGATTCCTAACATAATAAGTATTtaaagcttgacctgtggtggcacagtggataaagcgtcgacctggaatgctgaggtccccggttcagaacccggggcttgcccagtcaaggcacatatggaagttgatgcttcctgctcttccccccttctctctctctcccctctctctaaaaatgaataaataaaaatctaaaaaaaatttttttaatcattaaagaacatataaatttttgtataaCTGGTTCATTCATTTAACCAAACTCATTGAGTGCCAAGCCATGGTACTGTTTTAGGAACTGGAGATACAAGCtaacaaaatggagaaaatttcCTTCCTTCATAATGCTTGTATTCTTGTTGTGAAGAGACCatgaatacaataaataaataaataatatagtaaCTTATGAAATGGTAAATTCAatagaaatcattaaaaacagAGTAAGGACAGTAGAGGATGCAATTTTGATATTGGGAAAACTAGGTTGGGAGATAAAATACCTTTCTACAGTTTAAAtcttaatacaaaataaaatctggtctgatcaggtggtggcacggtggatagggcatcaacctgggacactgagtacccaggttcaaaacctcaaaatcattgacttgagtgcgggctcaccagcttgagtgcgggctctttggcttgagcatggaatcatagacatgaccccaaggtcgctggcttgagcccaaggtcactggctcactggctcagctgaaaccccctggtcaaggcacatatgagaagcaatcaaaatgaacaactaaagtgctacaacaagttgatgcttctcatctctctctcttcctgcctgtccccccatctctctctctcactaaataataataataaattctgaacagatgttttatttaaatgtaaaaatatattcaaaacatAGAAGAGGAAATTTTGGTAAATACATTAAAATCACAAGTAGAGAAAGACTTTCTACATATGACACAAAAGACAAAtcaaacacaaaaatataaacatttgatTGCATAAAGATTATTAACTTCTATATAGTGAAAAGCTAGACAAcctgaaaaataattatactatATGTAATACAAAAGGATCAATATATTTAACTTTTCAATCCAATGACAGATATAAACATCCCAATTTGAAATGGGCATAGGTGGTTTGTAAATGATGAAATACAAGTGCTGtgaaaaaatataagcaaaagtaTGTCAATATGCATTAgaacaaatatatttgttaatattaaaaCTATCAGTGAGAGCTAGCATAGGAGAGAAAAAATGTATGCTTTTGCATCTTGATGTGGAGAGGGATATCGATATTGATAGCCTCACTAGCATTCCTTTTGACACAGAATTTccattttttagaatttatcaTAAGGAAATAGTAATATATAGATATTTGGTCTTAAAGgtgttcatcatttcttattgaacttattggggtgacattgattaataaaattatttagatttcaggtgtacaattctatagtacatcatctatatattgtcttatgtgttcactacccctcatcaagtccccttccatcaccatttatcaccccttCACCCTCCAGTTTATTCTTTTGACACATTTGGAAGTTCATAGCCTCATCCCAAAATAATTTGCCTTTTTAGATCTCCCAGACCTGCCTCTtagaagtggaatctctgggacTGGGAGCCATGCCAGGGTTGCCACAGCAACAAGACAAGCTCTGTGCCACCTGCAGGCGGGTCCACAACTGCTCAGGCTCCACCAGCTCAtatctacctcagggcctttgcatctgTTGTTCCCTCCCCTGGGACACCTTCCCCCAAACCTTAGCCATGCTGGCTCCTCCACATATCACACCCCAGCTTAAATGCCatccagtctgacctgtggtgttgcagtggataaagcaacgacctggaatgctgaggtcgctggtttgaaaccctgcacttgcctggtcaaggcacatatgggagttgatgcttcctgctcctccccattctctctctctcctctctacaatgaataaattaagaaaaatgttttaatgtcatCCAGACCTCAAAATCCAAACCTGCCACCAGACTCCATTTTCTCCCTTGGCTTTTGTCACCTCGTATCATTTCattgagggtttttgttttgttttgttttggtttagtttggttttagagaaagagagagaggaagtggaggagagagatgaaaagcatcaactcataattactTCACttaagttgtccattgattgcttctcatatgtgccttggcctgaGGAGGGGGAGAGGCTCCGGtttagccagtgaccttaagaTCATGTCAacgatcctatgctcaagctagagacctcagggttttcgaACCAGGACCTCAGCGTCCCTGATCGattctctattcactgtgtcaccactagtcaggctccttaaggtttttttttttgtttttgtttttgttttgttttggtgggttttttttacagagattgagagagagtcagacagggacagacagacagaaatggagagatgagaagcatcgatcattagtttttcgttgcgcattgcgacaccttatttgtttattgattgctttctcatatgtgccttgaccgcaggccttcagcagaccgagtaaccccttgctcgagccagcgaccttgggtccaagctggtgagctattgctcaaaccagatgagcctgtgctcaagctggcaacctcagggtctcgaacctgggtcctctgcatcccagtccgaggctctatccattgtgccactgcctggtcaggctccttgagGTTTTTATCAGTGTTTGTCTCCCCTCTTGAAGGTGTGGATTCTGTAGTGGCAGAAACATTTAGGTACCCTGTGCAATTCACCATTATGTTCCCAGCTCCCAGGAGATGGTGTAGAGGCACACAATTAATATTGGTttcaatgaatgaatatataaattcatCCTGAAAGTCAGTATTTTTTCAGACGCTGAggcagcattcattcattcatcatctaCTCCATATACTTTTTCTGAACACCCACTGTATATAACAAGCACTGTTCTGGGAGCTGGGAATAAAACGGTCAGCATGACAAGTCACTTGGAGCTAAAGTTCTGGAAAAGGAGATAGATAAGAAACagtacatttaaaacattttattatataatttaggaGGTGGAAAGTGctgtggaagaaagaaaaggtagaaTGGGTGGGAATCAGTGAGATGGTGTGGAGGTCTCTCTGAGAAGGGGACATCTGaacaaagacaggaagaaagagagctgTATACGAATCTCGGAAAAGCAGGCCAGGCAGAGGGGATGCCTCTGCGGTGGTCCTGAGGCAGGACAGTGCCCATCAATTTTGAGGTCAAAATCCCTAAAACACTTTTCGATGGGGTTCATTCCCCTCATTTTAGATGGAGACTCAAGAGGTCCAAtttctttcccaaggtcacagaacaAGACCTGTGGGGTGGGAACTGAGACCCATTTCTGAGAGACCTCTAGTCCTTAGCTGGGCAGGGTGCAGAGACAGCGATGGGCACACTGGGGAAATGGCCTCGTGGATTGAGGAGGCAGACCTGTCCCCAGCACGGCACCAATTTGCAGCTCTGGATGGAAAAAGGAAGCCTCTTCCTTGCTTGCTCCCAGGCAATAGCTGGGTGGGGTTACTTGGGGCAGGAGGAGTCCACCAGAACCCCTGGTTACCCCACACTGTTCCAGGCCCCAGTGGGGAGAACGAGGTGACCCCAGACCAGCACGGACATCCTGAGGCAGGCTAAGGTAAGTGCTGAGATTCACACATTCATTCAGCACTCATTGAATGCCTGGTGCTGAGAGCTTCCTTCACACCTGCACAGCCCTGTGAGTTGGGAACTGTTCACATGCCCCCTTTATAGCTGAGGAGACCGAGGCCCGGGGTGTATAAggcacacagccaggaagtgatGGAGTCGGTATTTAAATCCAGAAGTTGGGCTCCAGAGTCTTCACTCCTCTGGGGTTAGCCTATAAGTGTTTGCTGAATGAGTAAATCCTGTCTTGTGCCTACTCCAACCCTTCATGGTTCACTGGAAAAATAGATCCTCAAATTTAAAGCTAAAAACAGCACAGACACCACCTTCAGAGACAAAAGGACATCAAGGGAGTCCAGGGAAGCCTGGGAAAGGGATCTAGAAGAGAGAACAAGGGCTCTGCCTAGATATGAGGAGGGAAAGCTTCCAGGAGGAAAAGACATTAGAGCTGGGGTTCTAAAGTTTGAATAAGAGTTTGCAAGAgagaaacttaataaaaatattattcataaatGTATTCATTCAAACACTCCCTGCTTCCCCTATGTGTCTGCCTCATGCTGGTTGATACCTGGATCCCCAGTCTTGGGAAGGGAAAGCCAGACACAGACATACCTATGGGATCAAGACTGAGCCAGAGTGGGAGATAGGGCTAGAGGTACCAGACAGGGAACCAGGATTCTTCCTGAGAGGTCAAAGGGAGCTTCCTAGAAAATAGCTTCTTTGAGGTGAGTTTAAAGGAGGAATAGGAGTTTGCCAAAGAAGATAGCTCTGTTTGATACATGCTGGGCCTGAGGAGTCTAGAAGGAGCCAGGGGCCATGCTCAAGTCATAGgatcataaaaaataagaatgggtGATGGTTTTATTAGAATCCTATATCTCAGAGCTTCCTAAGGGGCAGGTGAGAAGGAAAGCAGGCAGGACCCCAGCAACTTTTGGCTGATAAAAAGGGggttctctgcctctttctggaAGGCTCCTGGGCAGGGACATAAGGAGGACCAGGTTGGATATGGGGTTGGGGGCTCTGGTTGGCAtttccgtgcctcagtttcctttgtaAATATCTGTCAGAGTCAGCCTGGGTGGGGTGCTGGAGGAGGTGGGATGTAGGGGACTAGCTGGGGGTGAATTTCAATATGTTACCAACCTGAGCATCTGTATGCTGCAACAAGCTGTTGGGGTCCACAGGTGGCTAAGGAAAAATGCTTGGTCCATCTGGGCTCTTCAGTGAGTGTTATTCTCCCCAGGAGCCAACCCCTTGGACCAATCCCAAACCCAGGAGACCAGGATGAGGTGTCCCTGGTCCTTGTGGACAACGGTGGGCTTGGCTATGGTCCTCTGTACCTTCACTCTCCTCTTCCTTAGTGTGTACATGTCACCACCACCCTGCAGGGGCCTGAAAGAGCTGCTGGGCACCCCCACGTCTCTGACCTGgccccctccacccaccctcccctcccccaccccctgcctggcAAGCACTTCAGTGACCAAGCTGCCAGACTTCACACGGCAGCCACCGCATGTGCGCAACTTCCTGATGCACAAACACTGCCGCGACTTCCCGCTGCTGCAGGACGTGCCCCTGAGCAAGTGCACCCAGCTGGTCTTTCTGCCCCTGGTCATCAAGTCGTCACCCCGCAATTACGAGCGCCGGGAGATTGTGCGGCGCACTTGGGGCCACCAACGGAAGGTGCGGGGCGTCCACCTGCGCCGTCTTCTCCTGGTGGGGACAGCCCCAGAACCGCAGGAGGCCCAAAAGGTCAACCAGCTGCTGGCGATGGAGGCGAGGGTTCATGGTGACATCCTACAGTGGGACTTCCATGACTCCTTCTTCAATCTCAGGCTCAAGCAGGTGGGTTGGCGGGGAATTACCCGATCAAGGCCACCTGTCCTTCCTGCCTAGATCTCCACTATCTCTTCTGAGGGTCCCAAGGGGACCAGCAgacccccccccctcaccccaccccacctccttctaCTGTCTTTATGGGGTCTGAAGTCCTTTTTCTctaggggaagaagggagaaaa is drawn from Saccopteryx leptura isolate mSacLep1 chromosome 1, mSacLep1_pri_phased_curated, whole genome shotgun sequence and contains these coding sequences:
- the B3GNT3 gene encoding LOW QUALITY PROTEIN: N-acetyllactosaminide beta-1,3-N-acetylglucosaminyltransferase 3 (The sequence of the model RefSeq protein was modified relative to this genomic sequence to represent the inferred CDS: inserted 1 base in 1 codon) → MRCPWSLWTTVGLAMVLCTFTLLFLSVYMSPPPCRGLKELLGTPTSLTWPPPPTLPSPTPCLASTSVTKLPDFTRQPPHVRNFLMHKHCRDFPLLQDVPLSKCTQLVFLPLVIKSSPRNYERREIVRRTWGHQRKVRGVHLRRLLLVGTAPEPQEAQKVNQLLAMEARVHGDILQWDFHDSFFNLRLKQMLLLQWQETRCTNAXNRDDDVFAHTDNMVSYLQGHNPDHHLFVGHLIHNVGPIRVSWSKYYVPKIVTQDEHCPPYCGGGGFLLSRFPAAALRRAAHTQDLFPIDEVFLGMCLKQEGLKPSLHTGIRTAGIWAPSARLSSFDPCFYRELLLVHRFLPYEMLLMWDSLSRPNLICGKQMQTF